The Flavobacterium sp. 140616W15 sequence AAAAAATCAATTTCCACAAAAGTAAGCATTTTTGATTTGAGTTATGTTAAGGATAAGAGTTCAATTTATGTAAAAAACAACATGATAATTATTCCTTTATAATTAAAGATCTGCTAGGGAAATTATTTTGGAGTATAGTGATGATTAAAGAATACAAAAAAAAGTATGTTAAAATGTAATTGGTTTATTTTGTGTGATTTAGATTTCTTTTTTAACTGTTAAGAACAAAGAGGTAATTTATTGTTTTTTACCCTTTTTCTAGAAATCATTGACTTTATTTTAATGTTTTTCTGAATTTGGTAATAATTATTCTTAATTTAATTTGCTTTATAAAAAAAATATTTGTTAAATTTGAACAATTAATTAACACTTTAAAAACCAGTAGCCTATACAGTAAAATTACTTTTTTAGATAATTACCCAAATTTCAAATTAAAACTAAAAGGTAGTATTATGGCTAATCTGCAAACTCCTGACGCTCTATTGGTGAAGAACTATGTTGAAGGTAACGAAAGTGCTTTGTCAACATTGATAAAAAGACATGAATCAAAGATTTATGGATTTATATATTCAAAAATAGCCGATAAAGATATATCAAATGATATTTTTCAGGATACATTTATAAAAGTAATCAAGACTTTAAAAAGTAATTCTTATAATGAAGAAGGTAAATTCTTGCCTTGGGTAATGCGTATATCGCACAATTTAATAGTAGATCATTATCGAAAAACTAAGAAAATGCCAATGTATAGAGAAACCGAAGAGTTTTCGATATTCTCTATTATGTCAGATGATACACTAACAATTGAAAGTAAAATGATTGTAGATCAGGTTGAAGTCGATTTAAAAAAGCTAATAGAAGAACTTCCTGGTGATCAAAAAGAAGTACTGGTTATGCGTATGTATCAGGATATGAGTTTTAAAGAAATATCTGAAGTTACAGGGGTTAGCATCAATACGGCCTTAGGTAGGATGAGATATGCATTAATGAATATTAGAAAAATTATAGAAAAACATCAAATTATTTTAACTAATTAATATACTAAATCGAGTAATTGGCCGTTGTTATATAAATAAACAATTATTAGCATGGCAAAAATTTACTCAAAAAAAGTAGCAGTTACTACAAACTTAAAACCCAACAAAGAAGTCGTTTCTTTTATATTAAGTTACTCACAAGCATTAACAGTAGTAAAAATTGACGAGAAGAGTTTTGAGATTATAGCTAATTAAACAGCCCACAACAGTTGTAGGATGTTTTGAAAGTAAATGAATTAATCAAATTGGTCGTTTGATTAAAAATCACTAAGTGCAATATGCAATTAGTGATTTTTTTGTTTTTTAGAAGCTTGACTTTCATAATAATCATCTATTACTGATTTCCTTCCAATGGTTTTTGTAATGATGTCTTTGTCAAGATCCCAGCCTCGGGCAGGCGAATATTCTCGGCCATACCAAATAATTTCAAGATGTAAATCGTTCCAGACTTCTTCAGGAAAAAGTCGCTTGGCATCTTTTTCGGTTTGAGCAACATTTTTTCCGTTAGATAAATTCCATCGGTACATTAATCTATGAATATGAGTATCTACAGGAAATGCAGGAACACCAAAAGCTTGAGACATAACAACACTAGCTGTTTTATGACCAACAGCAGGTAGCTCTTCTAGATATTCGTAACTCTGAGGTACTTCGCCACCATGTTTATCAATAAGGATTTGCGATAAACCATGAATACCTTTCGATTTCATAGGTGATAAACCACAAGGGCGGATAATATCACGAATTTCTTCAACAGACATTTTTACCATATCATAGGGATTATCAGCCTTTGCAAATAATAAAGGCGTAATTTGGTTCACACGAACATCAGTACATTGAGCTGATAGCAATACAGCAATTAATAAAGTATATGGGTCTTTATGGTCGAGAGGCACAGGGATAGTTGGGTATAATTCTTTTAACGTATTTATAACAAAAGTTACCCGTTCTTGTTTATTCATTTCCGTAAATTTAATCCCGTAAAAATAGTACAATTTTGGAATTATAAATTGTTAATTATCAATTGTTAATTTTGAGAATCTAAGTAAGTCTAAAAAAATAAAAAAATGACAACATTACAAATAGGAGATAAAGCACCAAATTTTTCAGGAACAGATCAAGACGGCAATACACATAAATTAGCTGATTACGCAGGGAAAAAATTAGTAGTTTTCTTTTATCCAAAAGCAAATACACCAGGATGTACAGCCGAGGCTTGTGATTTAAGAGATAACTACGAGCGTTTTCAAGCCAATAATTATGCATTATTGGGAGTAAGTGCCGATGCGCAAAAAGCACAAGCTAAATTCAAAGAAAAATATGACTTTCCATTTCCGTTATTAGCCGATGAAGACAAATCGGTAATAGAAGCATTTGGAGTTTGGGGTCCAAAAAAATTTATGGGAAGAGAATATGACGGAATTCATAGAACGACGTTTGTAATCAATGAGGAAGGAATTATAGAAGATATTATTTCAAAAGTGAAAACCAAGGAACACGCAGATCAAATCTTAAAATAGAGGTTATAGTTTTGGTTTTTAGAAGATCTTTGTCAAAGTTCAAAAACTTTGACAAAGATTAACACTCGTTTTTAGTTGTTAAGGCTTAGAGTTTATTCTCCATCTTATCATCCTGAGCGGAGCCCAAGGGCAGTATTGCAATTGTTTAGTATATAAAATGTATTTTACATATCAATCTCACGATATCCTTCAAGAACAAAAAAAGCACCAGTTATAAAACTGATGCTTTCGTATTTGAAAATATTTGAATTTTTGTCTCTCAGTAACTTAGCTACTTAAAAAAGACTAATTTGATTCTTTTAAAATTCTATTAGGCTCGTATCCAAATAAGTGATGCTCTTTAATAATCTCAGCAATACCTTTTGGAAGCATAGGTTCCCATCCTGGTTTTCCTTGACTAATCATTTTTAGTACTTCTCTAGAGAATACTTCCAGAGTATGTGGATCAAAATCAGCGACATCAATTACTTTTCCATTAAATTTAAAGAAC is a genomic window containing:
- a CDS encoding RNA polymerase sigma factor — encoded protein: MANLQTPDALLVKNYVEGNESALSTLIKRHESKIYGFIYSKIADKDISNDIFQDTFIKVIKTLKSNSYNEEGKFLPWVMRISHNLIVDHYRKTKKMPMYRETEEFSIFSIMSDDTLTIESKMIVDQVEVDLKKLIEELPGDQKEVLVMRMYQDMSFKEISEVTGVSINTALGRMRYALMNIRKIIEKHQIILTN
- the nth gene encoding endonuclease III; its protein translation is MNKQERVTFVINTLKELYPTIPVPLDHKDPYTLLIAVLLSAQCTDVRVNQITPLLFAKADNPYDMVKMSVEEIRDIIRPCGLSPMKSKGIHGLSQILIDKHGGEVPQSYEYLEELPAVGHKTASVVMSQAFGVPAFPVDTHIHRLMYRWNLSNGKNVAQTEKDAKRLFPEEVWNDLHLEIIWYGREYSPARGWDLDKDIITKTIGRKSVIDDYYESQASKKQKNH
- the bcp gene encoding thioredoxin-dependent thiol peroxidase codes for the protein MTTLQIGDKAPNFSGTDQDGNTHKLADYAGKKLVVFFYPKANTPGCTAEACDLRDNYERFQANNYALLGVSADAQKAQAKFKEKYDFPFPLLADEDKSVIEAFGVWGPKKFMGREYDGIHRTTFVINEEGIIEDIISKVKTKEHADQILK